The following proteins are encoded in a genomic region of Mycolicibacterium confluentis:
- the moeA gene encoding molybdopterin molybdotransferase MoeA: MRSVSEHQQVVAGLITPRPAQTVPLAAAESLALAADVVAGLSLPGFDNSAMDGYAVLAADVVSASADDPVRLPVVEDIPAGRTDLLALAPHTAHRIMTGAPVPAGATAVVPVEATDGGTETVRIRASARPGQHIRRAGEDVTAGTTVMHAGQVVSPAALGLAAALGIGELTVRPRQRVLVMSTGTELIAPGAELKPGQIYESNAVMLAAAVREAGGVVTAAPMAEDDVDEFRAALQAHVGESDLIITTGGVSAGAYEVVKDALGGEVDFVKVAMQPGMPQGSGHIVVDGREVPIITLPGNPVSALVSFEVFVRPALRAAMDLPQPHRRRREAVLRESCTSPWGKRQFRRGVLDAEAGTVTSYGPPASHHLRWLASANCLLEIEEDVTEIEAGSTVAVWDLID, encoded by the coding sequence ATGCGCAGCGTCTCCGAACATCAGCAGGTCGTGGCGGGCCTGATCACCCCCCGGCCGGCGCAGACCGTCCCACTGGCCGCAGCCGAGTCCTTGGCGCTGGCGGCCGACGTGGTGGCCGGGCTGTCGCTGCCGGGCTTCGACAACTCCGCCATGGACGGTTACGCGGTGCTGGCCGCCGACGTGGTGTCGGCAAGCGCGGATGACCCCGTGAGACTGCCCGTCGTCGAAGACATCCCGGCCGGCCGCACCGATCTGCTAGCCCTGGCGCCGCACACCGCGCACCGGATCATGACGGGCGCACCCGTGCCCGCCGGTGCGACGGCCGTGGTCCCGGTCGAGGCCACCGACGGCGGCACCGAGACCGTCCGCATCCGCGCGTCCGCCCGGCCCGGTCAGCACATCCGCAGGGCAGGTGAGGACGTCACCGCGGGCACCACGGTGATGCACGCCGGGCAGGTGGTCAGCCCGGCGGCACTGGGCCTGGCGGCCGCGCTGGGCATCGGCGAACTGACGGTGCGCCCGCGCCAACGGGTGCTGGTGATGTCCACGGGCACCGAACTCATCGCGCCCGGCGCCGAGTTGAAGCCCGGGCAGATCTACGAGTCCAACGCCGTCATGCTGGCCGCCGCGGTCCGTGAGGCCGGTGGTGTCGTCACCGCGGCGCCGATGGCCGAGGACGACGTCGACGAGTTCCGCGCCGCACTGCAGGCCCACGTCGGCGAATCCGATCTGATCATCACCACCGGCGGGGTCAGTGCGGGAGCCTACGAAGTGGTCAAGGACGCCCTCGGGGGTGAGGTCGATTTCGTCAAGGTCGCGATGCAGCCGGGGATGCCGCAGGGCAGCGGGCACATCGTGGTCGACGGCCGCGAGGTGCCGATCATCACGCTTCCCGGAAACCCCGTCAGCGCGTTGGTGTCCTTCGAGGTGTTCGTCCGTCCGGCGTTGCGGGCCGCTATGGATCTGCCGCAGCCGCACCGGCGTCGACGCGAGGCGGTCCTGCGCGAATCGTGCACGTCGCCGTGGGGCAAGCGGCAGTTCCGCCGCGGGGTGCTCGACGCCGAAGCTGGCACCGTGACCAGCTACGGGCCCCCGGCCTCGCATCACCTGCGGTGGCTTGCGTCCGCCAACTGCCTTCTCGAGATCGAGGAGGACGTCACCGAGATCGAGGCCGGGTCGACAGTGGCGGTGTGGGATCTCATCGATTAG
- a CDS encoding phosphatidylserine decarboxylase, whose protein sequence is MARRPRTSESSSLDPAHIARLIRSQVPPMHPAGLPFVGASLAVAALGRRRRWVWTTGLAAAAANAAFFRHPSRVPPTRPGVVVAPADGTVCLIENASPPPELGLPDEPRLRVSIFLSVLDAHVQRAPVGGEVVSAIHRPGLFGTADLPAASADNERNSVLIRTPDGVDVIVVQIAGLVARRIVCDVKAGDKLDIGTTYGLIRYGSRLDTYLPEGSTLLVSMGQRTLAGETVIAELP, encoded by the coding sequence GTGGCCCGACGCCCTCGAACGTCCGAATCGTCCTCACTGGATCCTGCACACATCGCGCGGTTGATCCGTTCCCAGGTTCCTCCGATGCATCCCGCTGGTCTGCCGTTCGTCGGCGCCAGCCTGGCCGTGGCCGCACTGGGCCGCAGGCGCAGGTGGGTCTGGACTACGGGCCTGGCGGCCGCGGCCGCCAACGCCGCGTTCTTCCGGCATCCGTCGCGCGTTCCACCGACCCGCCCCGGTGTGGTCGTGGCGCCAGCCGATGGAACCGTATGCCTCATCGAAAACGCTTCGCCCCCACCGGAGCTCGGCCTTCCCGACGAGCCGCGGCTACGCGTCAGCATCTTCCTGTCGGTGCTCGACGCCCATGTGCAGCGCGCACCCGTCGGCGGCGAGGTGGTGTCCGCGATCCATCGGCCGGGCCTGTTCGGTACGGCGGACCTGCCTGCCGCCAGCGCGGACAACGAGCGCAACAGCGTGCTCATCCGCACCCCCGACGGCGTCGACGTCATCGTGGTGCAGATCGCGGGCCTGGTGGCCCGCCGCATCGTGTGCGACGTCAAGGCCGGCGACAAGCTCGACATCGGTACGACCTACGGCCTGATCCGGTACGGCTCGCGCCTGGACACCTATCTTCCCGAGGGCTCCACTCTCCTGGTTTCGATGGGCCAGCGCACGCTGGCGGGTGAGACCGTGATTGCCGAGCTGCCGTGA
- the pssA gene encoding CDP-diacylglycerol--serine O-phosphatidyltransferase — protein sequence MKPRIKTPQVSLRMLPSAMTVAAICFGLSSVKMALDGRATEAMAFLAAAAILDALDGRTARMLNATSKMGEEIDSLADAVNFGVAPALIVYATLLPESRIGWIVVLLYAVCIVLRLARYNAMLAGDQPEYEKQFFTGMPAPAGAIGAIGPLAAKMQFGDGWWTSEAAVSLWMVGVSLLVVSTIPMRKIHTFAIPPRMVVPLLALLAIGIAASIQYGYLVILTIILAYVIHIPFAVRTKAWLANHPEVWDDKPKQQRQARRAIRRAEHPNRGQAARRSAARLGLRRPGRP from the coding sequence GTGAAACCACGCATTAAAACCCCGCAGGTGAGCCTGCGGATGCTGCCGAGCGCCATGACCGTGGCCGCGATCTGCTTCGGGCTTTCGTCGGTCAAGATGGCGCTCGACGGCCGCGCCACCGAGGCCATGGCGTTCCTGGCCGCGGCGGCGATCCTCGACGCGCTCGACGGCCGGACGGCCCGGATGCTCAACGCCACGTCGAAGATGGGCGAGGAGATCGATTCGCTGGCCGACGCGGTGAACTTTGGCGTGGCCCCGGCCCTGATCGTCTACGCGACGCTGCTGCCGGAGTCCCGCATCGGGTGGATCGTGGTGCTGCTCTACGCGGTGTGCATAGTGCTGCGCCTGGCCCGCTACAACGCGATGCTGGCCGGCGATCAGCCCGAGTACGAGAAGCAGTTCTTCACCGGCATGCCCGCACCTGCGGGCGCCATCGGTGCGATCGGTCCGCTGGCCGCCAAGATGCAGTTCGGCGACGGCTGGTGGACGTCGGAAGCGGCCGTGTCGTTGTGGATGGTCGGGGTCTCGCTGCTTGTGGTCAGCACCATCCCGATGCGCAAGATCCACACCTTCGCGATCCCGCCGCGGATGGTGGTCCCGCTGCTGGCCCTGCTGGCCATCGGCATCGCCGCCTCGATCCAGTACGGCTACCTGGTGATCCTGACGATCATCCTTGCCTACGTCATCCACATCCCGTTCGCGGTGCGCACCAAGGCGTGGCTGGCCAACCACCCCGAGGTGTGGGACGACAAGCCCAAGCAGCAGCGCCAGGCCCGCCGCGCCATCCGCCGGGCGGAGCACCCCAACCGCGGTCAAGCGGCGCGCCGTTCGGCCGCACGACTGGGTCTGCGCAGGCCGGGGCGCCCGTGA
- a CDS encoding AAA family ATPase — protein sequence MTRLTLTARLNTSALDARRGVVRLHAEAIAALGIREWDAVSLTGSRTTAAVVGVAGPGVPAGTALLDDVTLSNAGLREDATVVVAPATVYGARSVTVTGSKLAMGSVSSATLRQALLGKVMTVGDTVSLLPRDLGPGTSTSAATTALATAVGITWTSELLTVASVDPAGPVSVQPNSVVSWGIGTESAPATASSPVPRTEHPTVAFDDLKGAHAQAGKLTEWLKLALDEPQLLETLGAPAHLGVLVSGPAGVGKATMVRTVCADRRLVELDGPEVGALAAEDRLSTVAQATATVRDGGGVLLISDVDALLPLGRDGRPEPVSSLILAELRTAISAPGVAFIATSAVPDALDPRVRAPDVCDRELGLSLPDAAIRAQLLEVLLRDVPTDPPGGLALSEIADRTPGFVVADLCALVREAALRAAARASTHGAEPALIQDDLAGALTVIRPLSRSSTEEISVGSVTLDDVGDMVATKQALTEAVLWPLQHPDTFARLGVDPPRGVLLYGPPGCGKTFVVRALASTGRLSVHAVKGAELMDKWVGSSERAVRDLFKRARDSAPSLVFLDEIDAMAPRRGQSFDSGVTDRVVSALLTELDGIEPLRDVVVLGATNRPDLIDPALLRPGRLEKLVFVEPPDADARRDILASAGKSVPLADDVDLDAIAAELDGYSAADCVALLREAALTAMRRSIDAADVTMADVEQARETVRPSLDPAQVESLRQFADKR from the coding sequence GTGACCCGGCTGACGCTGACGGCCAGGCTCAACACCTCGGCCCTGGACGCACGCCGAGGGGTCGTCAGGTTGCATGCCGAAGCCATTGCCGCGCTGGGCATTCGGGAGTGGGATGCGGTCTCGCTGACGGGCTCGCGCACCACCGCCGCGGTCGTCGGAGTCGCCGGCCCCGGAGTGCCTGCGGGCACGGCCCTGCTCGACGACGTCACGTTGTCGAATGCGGGCCTGCGTGAGGACGCCACCGTGGTCGTCGCACCCGCGACGGTGTACGGGGCCCGGTCGGTGACGGTCACCGGTTCCAAGCTCGCGATGGGTTCGGTGTCGTCGGCGACGCTGCGTCAGGCCCTGCTCGGCAAGGTGATGACGGTCGGCGACACGGTCTCGCTGCTGCCGCGCGACCTCGGCCCCGGCACATCGACGTCGGCGGCCACCACCGCATTGGCCACCGCGGTCGGGATCACCTGGACCTCCGAACTTCTCACGGTCGCCTCGGTGGATCCCGCGGGGCCGGTCAGCGTGCAGCCCAACTCGGTGGTGAGTTGGGGCATCGGCACCGAGAGCGCGCCGGCAACGGCGTCGTCCCCGGTCCCCCGGACCGAGCACCCGACCGTCGCGTTCGACGACCTCAAGGGAGCCCACGCGCAGGCCGGGAAGCTCACCGAGTGGCTCAAACTCGCGCTCGATGAACCCCAGCTCCTCGAAACCCTCGGCGCGCCAGCCCATCTGGGCGTACTGGTGTCCGGCCCCGCCGGCGTCGGCAAGGCAACCATGGTGCGGACCGTGTGCGCGGACCGCCGCCTGGTGGAACTCGACGGCCCCGAAGTCGGTGCGCTGGCCGCCGAGGATCGCCTCTCGACCGTCGCGCAGGCCACGGCCACGGTGCGGGACGGCGGCGGAGTGCTCCTCATCTCCGACGTCGACGCGCTGCTGCCACTCGGCCGGGACGGCCGACCCGAACCCGTCTCGAGCCTGATCCTCGCCGAACTGCGCACCGCGATCAGCGCCCCGGGCGTGGCCTTCATCGCCACCTCGGCCGTGCCCGACGCACTCGACCCGCGCGTGCGGGCCCCCGACGTCTGCGACCGCGAGCTCGGCTTGAGCCTGCCCGATGCCGCGATCCGCGCCCAACTGCTCGAAGTGCTGCTGCGCGATGTCCCGACCGATCCACCCGGCGGTCTCGCCCTGAGCGAGATCGCGGACCGAACACCGGGTTTCGTCGTCGCCGACCTGTGCGCACTGGTCCGCGAGGCCGCGCTGCGGGCCGCGGCGCGGGCCAGCACGCACGGTGCCGAACCGGCGCTGATCCAGGACGACCTGGCGGGTGCCCTGACCGTGATCCGGCCGCTGTCGCGGTCGTCGACCGAGGAGATCTCGGTCGGGTCCGTCACGCTGGACGACGTCGGCGACATGGTCGCCACCAAACAGGCGCTGACCGAGGCCGTGCTGTGGCCGCTACAGCATCCCGACACGTTCGCCCGCCTGGGCGTGGACCCGCCGCGCGGTGTGCTGCTCTACGGGCCGCCCGGGTGCGGCAAGACCTTCGTGGTCCGGGCGCTGGCCAGCACCGGTCGCCTGTCGGTGCACGCCGTCAAGGGTGCCGAGCTGATGGACAAATGGGTCGGCTCCAGCGAGCGGGCCGTGCGTGATCTGTTCAAGCGGGCCCGTGACTCCGCGCCGTCGCTGGTGTTCCTCGACGAGATCGACGCGATGGCCCCGCGGCGCGGGCAGAGCTTCGACTCCGGGGTCACCGACCGCGTCGTGTCGGCCCTTCTGACCGAACTCGACGGCATCGAACCCCTGCGCGACGTGGTGGTGCTGGGCGCGACCAACCGCCCGGATCTCATCGACCCCGCGCTGCTGCGCCCGGGGCGCCTTGAGAAGCTGGTGTTCGTCGAGCCGCCCGACGCCGATGCGCGCCGCGACATCCTGGCTTCGGCGGGCAAATCGGTGCCGCTGGCCGACGATGTGGACCTCGACGCGATCGCCGCGGAACTCGACGGCTACAGCGCGGCCGACTGCGTGGCACTGCTTCGGGAGGCGGCGCTGACGGCCATGCGGCGGTCGATCGATGCCGCCGACGTCACGATGGCGGATGTGGAACAGGCGCGGGAGACGGTGCGCCCGTCACTGGACCCGGCGCAGGTGGAATCACTGCGACAGTTTGCCGATAAACGGTAG
- a CDS encoding Na+/H+ antiporter subunit A, translated as MLAILFAHAVAAAVAPLLVNRWGRQAFYPLALVPLVSLVWVAANWPTGQESAHQLRIDWVPELSMDIDLRFDTLAAIMSVLVLAIGALVLFYCASYFHHHDGHTEKRLPSFAAELVAFSGTMFGLVVSDNMLLLYIFWELTTVLSFLLVGHYAERATSRRAATQALLVTTFGGLAMLVGVIILGQSGGSYLLSELVANPPTGMAVDVALVLILIGALSKSAIVPMHFWLPGAMAAPTPVSAYLHAAAMVKAGVYLIARMSPGFADSPPWRPIVVVLGLATMLLAGWRAVREYDLKLILAFGTVSQLGLITIMVGSGGGDLMLAGLTMLCAHAMFKASLFMVVGVIDHATGTRDIRRLAWLGNRAPSLFVIAALATASMAALPPFLGFVAKEADFETLLHSSSLGPWAPWVLGGVVLGSVFTTIYSLRFIWGAFARKGLRVPSARVADLHPPSAAFLLAPGVLAVAGLAFGLAPGVLEQMLDAYADAVPGGSDYHLALWHGFNLPLLLSVVVLGAGIAAFALRSKLRQARIGYLPLGNADRMYDTTLRALDYASVKLTGSTQRGSLPATQSVILLTLVLLPSLVLAFGSRDQPHLALWDSTLMPIIGLLMVGGALGATILRNRLAAVLLVGLTGYGCGAIFALYGAPDLALTQFLVETLTLVVFVLVLRTLPAEAEVLHMRRFRLPRAALALGVGATVTGLAAFAMAARNSRPISDLLPDAAYYRGHGANTVNVILVDIRAWDTLGEISVLLVAATGVASLVFRHRRFGAAPRVPAGSAPAGQPDIGMITTYSPAVGDITWLRGSEYRDPRYRSLVLEVATRIIFPLIMLLSAYFFFTGHNTPGGGFAGGLTAGLALVLRYLAGGRYELGETLPLDAGKILGVGLGLSAGTAVASLLLGAPPLSSALISFDVPLLGSVKFVTALFFDLGVYLIVVGLVLDVLRSLGARLDEEMPPAQMARRVAR; from the coding sequence ATGCTCGCCATTCTGTTCGCCCATGCGGTCGCTGCTGCCGTGGCGCCGCTTCTGGTGAACAGATGGGGACGGCAGGCGTTCTACCCGCTGGCGCTCGTTCCCCTGGTGTCGCTGGTCTGGGTTGCGGCGAACTGGCCCACGGGCCAGGAGTCGGCACACCAGCTCCGGATCGACTGGGTGCCCGAGCTGTCGATGGACATCGACCTGCGCTTCGACACCCTGGCCGCGATCATGAGCGTGCTGGTGCTCGCCATCGGCGCACTCGTGCTGTTCTACTGCGCCAGCTACTTCCACCACCACGACGGGCACACCGAGAAGCGCCTGCCCAGTTTCGCGGCCGAACTCGTCGCGTTCTCCGGCACCATGTTCGGCCTGGTCGTCAGCGACAACATGCTGCTGCTCTACATCTTCTGGGAACTGACAACGGTCCTGTCGTTCCTGTTGGTGGGGCACTACGCCGAGCGCGCCACCAGTCGCCGCGCGGCCACACAGGCGCTGTTGGTGACGACCTTCGGTGGGCTGGCGATGCTCGTCGGCGTCATCATCCTGGGCCAGTCGGGCGGCAGCTACCTGCTGTCGGAACTCGTCGCCAACCCGCCCACGGGCATGGCGGTCGATGTCGCACTCGTGCTGATCCTGATCGGCGCGCTGTCGAAGTCGGCCATCGTGCCGATGCACTTCTGGCTTCCGGGCGCGATGGCGGCGCCGACCCCCGTCAGCGCCTATCTGCACGCCGCCGCGATGGTCAAGGCCGGCGTCTACCTGATCGCGCGGATGTCGCCCGGCTTCGCCGATTCACCGCCCTGGCGACCGATCGTCGTGGTGCTCGGGCTGGCCACGATGCTGCTCGCGGGATGGCGCGCGGTGCGGGAGTACGACCTCAAACTGATTCTCGCGTTCGGCACGGTCAGCCAACTCGGTCTGATCACGATCATGGTCGGCAGCGGTGGCGGCGATCTGATGCTCGCGGGCCTGACCATGCTCTGCGCGCACGCGATGTTCAAGGCCTCGCTGTTCATGGTGGTCGGTGTGATCGACCACGCCACCGGTACCCGCGACATCCGGCGACTGGCCTGGCTCGGCAACCGTGCGCCCAGCCTGTTCGTGATCGCCGCGCTGGCCACCGCCAGCATGGCGGCGCTGCCGCCGTTCCTCGGATTCGTGGCCAAGGAGGCCGATTTCGAGACGCTGCTGCACAGCTCATCGTTGGGCCCCTGGGCGCCGTGGGTGCTCGGCGGTGTCGTTCTGGGCTCGGTTTTCACCACCATCTACAGCCTGCGCTTCATCTGGGGCGCGTTCGCGCGCAAGGGATTACGCGTGCCGAGCGCGCGTGTCGCCGATCTGCACCCGCCGAGCGCGGCGTTCCTCCTCGCGCCCGGCGTGCTGGCAGTCGCGGGATTGGCCTTCGGCCTGGCTCCCGGTGTCCTGGAGCAGATGCTCGACGCCTACGCCGACGCGGTCCCGGGCGGTTCGGACTACCACCTGGCGCTGTGGCACGGATTCAACCTGCCCCTGCTGCTGTCGGTCGTCGTCCTCGGGGCGGGAATCGCGGCGTTCGCTCTGCGTTCCAAGCTTCGCCAAGCGCGCATCGGCTACCTGCCTCTGGGCAATGCCGATCGGATGTACGACACGACCCTGCGCGCGCTGGACTATGCGTCGGTCAAGCTGACCGGGTCGACGCAGCGCGGTTCACTGCCGGCCACGCAGTCGGTGATCCTGCTGACCCTGGTGCTGCTGCCGTCGCTCGTGCTCGCGTTTGGTTCGCGCGATCAGCCCCATCTCGCCTTGTGGGACAGCACGCTGATGCCGATCATCGGCCTGCTGATGGTCGGCGGGGCGCTGGGCGCGACCATCTTGCGCAACCGGTTGGCCGCGGTGCTGCTGGTGGGCCTGACCGGCTACGGGTGCGGCGCGATCTTCGCGCTCTACGGCGCTCCGGATCTGGCGCTGACCCAGTTCCTCGTCGAGACGCTGACCCTCGTGGTGTTCGTGCTCGTGCTGCGCACGCTGCCCGCCGAAGCCGAAGTGCTGCACATGCGGCGGTTCCGGTTGCCGCGTGCGGCGCTGGCGCTGGGCGTGGGCGCCACCGTCACAGGCCTGGCCGCGTTCGCGATGGCCGCCCGGAACTCACGGCCCATCTCCGACCTGCTGCCCGACGCCGCCTACTACCGCGGCCACGGCGCGAACACCGTCAACGTGATCCTGGTCGACATCCGCGCGTGGGACACCCTCGGTGAGATCTCGGTGCTCCTGGTGGCCGCGACCGGCGTGGCCTCACTGGTGTTCCGGCATCGCCGGTTCGGCGCGGCACCCCGCGTGCCGGCCGGCAGCGCACCCGCGGGACAACCCGACATCGGCATGATCACCACCTACAGTCCCGCCGTCGGCGACATCACGTGGCTTCGCGGCAGCGAATACCGCGACCCGCGCTACCGGTCCCTGGTCCTCGAGGTCGCCACGCGCATCATCTTCCCGCTGATCATGCTGCTGTCGGCGTACTTCTTCTTCACCGGCCACAACACGCCGGGCGGTGGTTTCGCAGGCGGTCTGACCGCGGGCCTGGCTCTGGTGCTGCGGTATCTGGCCGGCGGTCGATATGAACTGGGCGAGACGCTGCCGCTGGACGCGGGCAAGATCCTCGGCGTCGGTCTGGGCCTGTCGGCGGGCACCGCGGTGGCGTCCCTGCTGCTCGGGGCCCCTCCCCTGTCCTCGGCACTGATCAGCTTCGACGTGCCGCTGCTGGGGTCCGTCAAGTTCGTCACGGCGCTGTTCTTCGACCTCGGCGTCTACCTGATCGTCGTGGGCCTCGTGCTCGACGTGCTGCGCAGCCTGGGCGCGCGCCTCGACGAGGAGATGCCGCCCGCCCAGATGGCACGGCGGGTGGCGCGATGA
- a CDS encoding Na(+)/H(+) antiporter subunit C — MTTYILPLLLIGALSSCGVYMLLERNLTRMLLGLLLIGNSINLLILTVGGPAGNPPVRGRTSGDQTTTADPLAQAMILTAIVITLGVAAFVLALTYRSYRLTTAEEVADDIEDARVSKLKESDAADEDESDLIATHPDTDEPDELDALPGREGSR, encoded by the coding sequence ATGACCACCTACATCCTGCCGCTGCTGCTGATCGGCGCGCTGTCCAGTTGCGGTGTCTACATGCTGCTGGAACGCAACCTGACCCGCATGCTGTTGGGTCTGCTCCTGATCGGCAACTCCATCAACCTGCTGATCCTCACGGTCGGCGGTCCCGCGGGCAACCCGCCCGTGCGCGGACGCACCAGCGGGGATCAGACGACGACGGCCGACCCGTTGGCGCAGGCGATGATCCTCACCGCGATCGTCATCACGCTGGGTGTCGCGGCATTCGTGCTGGCATTGACCTACCGGTCCTACCGATTGACCACCGCCGAAGAAGTCGCCGACGACATCGAGGATGCGCGCGTGTCGAAGCTCAAGGAGTCCGACGCGGCCGACGAAGACGAATCCGACCTCATCGCCACCCATCCCGACACCGACGAACCGGACGAACTCGACGCCCTGCCCGGCCGGGAGGGGTCCCGATGA
- a CDS encoding Na+/H+ antiporter subunit D has translation MTPHLGAVLTPLPFLIPMIAAALTLFAGRRPRLQRFLTLGALVSVVIVCAVLVYLTDRFGTIAVQVGGWGPTEPGMGPLGITLVVDRLSALMLVVSSIVLLAVVFYAIGQGIRDGDERQPVSIFLPTYLVLSAGVCNAFLAGDLFNLFVGFEVLLTASFVLLTLGASKERVRAGISYVMVSMVSSLIFLFGLALVYAATGTLNMAEVALRLDDVTEGTRTAIFAVLLVAFGIKAAVFPLSTWLPDSYPTAPAPVTAVFAGLLTKVGVYAIIRAHTLLFPGGQMDRILLVAALLTMLVGILGAIAQNDIKRLLSFTLVSHIGYMVFGIALSSALGMSGAIYYVAHHIIVQTTLFLVVGLIERQAGASTLRRLGGLAAASPLLAFVFVVPALNLGGIPPFSGFIGKVALLEAGGESGSVLAWILVAGSVVTSLLTLYVVARVWTKAFWRARADAPEGELSAAAPSVLLADLDDDVTFADRDDVGRMPIGMVVPTMALIAVGLALTVFAGPIFAYSERTAAEVINRDEYIAAVVGEYR, from the coding sequence ATGACGCCGCATCTCGGCGCGGTGCTCACGCCGCTGCCCTTCCTCATCCCGATGATTGCGGCCGCGCTGACGCTGTTCGCGGGTCGCCGCCCCAGGCTGCAGCGGTTCCTCACGCTCGGCGCGCTGGTCTCGGTGGTCATCGTGTGCGCCGTGCTGGTGTACCTGACCGACCGCTTCGGCACCATCGCGGTGCAGGTCGGCGGCTGGGGTCCGACCGAACCGGGCATGGGACCCCTGGGCATCACCCTTGTGGTGGACCGGCTTTCGGCCCTGATGCTCGTGGTCTCGTCGATCGTGCTGCTGGCGGTGGTCTTCTACGCCATCGGCCAGGGCATCCGGGACGGCGACGAACGCCAACCCGTGTCGATCTTCCTGCCCACCTACCTGGTGCTGTCGGCGGGCGTGTGCAACGCCTTCCTGGCCGGTGACCTGTTCAACCTCTTCGTGGGCTTCGAGGTGCTGCTCACCGCGAGCTTCGTGCTCCTGACGCTCGGCGCCAGCAAGGAACGCGTGCGCGCCGGCATCTCCTACGTCATGGTGTCGATGGTCTCGTCGCTGATCTTCCTGTTCGGGCTCGCGCTGGTCTATGCGGCCACCGGAACCCTGAACATGGCCGAGGTGGCGCTGCGCCTCGACGACGTCACCGAGGGCACCCGCACTGCGATCTTCGCGGTGCTGCTCGTGGCCTTCGGCATCAAGGCCGCGGTCTTCCCGCTGTCGACCTGGCTTCCGGACTCCTACCCCACCGCGCCTGCACCCGTCACCGCGGTCTTCGCGGGCCTGCTCACCAAGGTCGGTGTCTACGCGATCATCCGTGCGCACACGCTGCTGTTCCCGGGCGGGCAGATGGACCGCATCCTGCTGGTGGCCGCACTGTTGACGATGCTCGTCGGCATCCTCGGTGCCATCGCGCAGAACGACATCAAACGTCTGCTGTCGTTCACCCTGGTCAGCCACATCGGGTACATGGTCTTCGGCATCGCGCTGTCCAGCGCGCTGGGCATGTCCGGCGCCATCTACTACGTCGCACACCACATCATCGTGCAGACCACGCTGTTCCTGGTGGTGGGACTCATCGAGCGCCAGGCAGGCGCATCGACGCTGCGCCGCCTCGGCGGTCTGGCCGCCGCGAGTCCGCTGTTGGCGTTCGTCTTCGTCGTGCCCGCGCTGAACCTCGGCGGCATACCGCCGTTCTCGGGGTTCATCGGCAAGGTCGCACTGCTGGAGGCCGGCGGGGAGAGCGGCAGCGTGCTGGCCTGGATTCTGGTCGCGGGTTCTGTCGTGACGAGCCTGCTGACGCTGTACGTCGTGGCCCGGGTGTGGACCAAGGCGTTCTGGCGGGCCCGGGCCGATGCGCCCGAGGGTGAGCTGTCGGCCGCGGCGCCGTCGGTACTGCTCGCCGACCTCGACGACGACGTGACGTTCGCCGACCGCGACGACGTCGGCCGGATGCCCATCGGCATGGTGGTGCCGACGATGGCGCTGATCGCGGTCGGGTTGGCGCTGACGGTGTTCGCCGGGCCGATCTTCGCCTACAGCGAGCGGACCGCAGCCGAGGTCATCAACCGCGACGAGTACATCGCCGCTGTGGTGGGTGAGTACCGATGA
- a CDS encoding Na+/H+ antiporter subunit E: MKQPTARWALLRIWILVWLVMVWLLLWGNISAANVISGLAVALVVTLLLPLPPVPVEGRVHLLSLANLIIQVAFSLVVSSTQVAWLAIRPAKPPLAAVLRAHLNLKSDLVLALAVSILNLVPGSIVLEIDQVRRMIYVHVIDAGSEKAVSSFYRQVAKVERLLIRAFERDNEWRPAARDEDAGMDGVDRA; the protein is encoded by the coding sequence ATGAAACAACCGACCGCGCGCTGGGCCTTACTGCGCATCTGGATCCTGGTCTGGCTGGTGATGGTTTGGCTCCTGCTGTGGGGCAACATTTCGGCGGCCAACGTGATCAGCGGCCTTGCCGTCGCCCTGGTGGTCACACTGCTGCTGCCGTTGCCGCCGGTTCCCGTCGAGGGCCGCGTGCATCTGCTGTCCCTGGCCAACCTCATCATCCAGGTCGCCTTCTCCCTGGTGGTCTCCAGTACGCAGGTCGCCTGGCTGGCCATCAGACCGGCCAAGCCGCCGTTGGCCGCTGTTCTGCGTGCGCACCTCAACCTCAAGTCCGATCTGGTGCTGGCGCTGGCGGTCAGCATCCTGAACCTCGTGCCGGGTTCGATCGTGCTCGAGATCGATCAGGTGCGGCGGATGATCTATGTGCACGTCATCGACGCCGGTTCGGAAAAGGCCGTGAGCAGCTTCTACCGGCAGGTCGCCAAGGTCGAGCGCCTGTTGATCCGGGCATTCGAACGCGACAACGAGTGGCGGCCCGCGGCGCGGGATGAGGACGCCGGAATGGACGGGGTGGATCGCGCATGA
- a CDS encoding monovalent cation/H+ antiporter complex subunit F yields MNTVWVIAAVMLSLAAAVTMFRLLAGPSTLDRLVALDTMIAVTMCAIGTWAAFSLDTTVLYSLAALALISFVGSVSIARFRVRDIEGPNK; encoded by the coding sequence ATGAATACCGTCTGGGTGATCGCCGCGGTGATGCTGTCGTTGGCAGCCGCGGTCACGATGTTCCGGCTTCTCGCCGGGCCGAGCACGCTGGACCGACTGGTCGCACTCGACACCATGATCGCGGTGACGATGTGCGCGATCGGCACTTGGGCGGCCTTCAGCCTGGACACCACGGTGCTCTACAGCCTGGCGGCCCTGGCCCTGATCAGCTTTGTGGGCTCGGTCAGCATCGCGAGGTTCCGCGTGCGCGACATCGAGGGGCCGAACAAGTGA